The following proteins are encoded in a genomic region of Pseudomonas sp. Os17:
- a CDS encoding PqqD family protein: protein MSDITGEATVIRNASVLAAEIGGELVLMSVSQWHYFGLNSVASDIWERLASPVRVDTLCEALVAEYDADIQVIRQDVMELLSKLVSRELIEVQA from the coding sequence ATGAGCGATATCACGGGAGAGGCGACTGTCATCAGGAATGCCAGCGTGCTGGCAGCCGAAATCGGTGGAGAACTGGTGCTAATGAGCGTGTCCCAGTGGCATTACTTCGGCCTTAACTCCGTGGCCAGCGATATTTGGGAGCGACTCGCATCGCCTGTGCGTGTAGATACCTTGTGTGAGGCACTGGTAGCCGAGTATGACGCAGACATCCAGGTGATTCGCCAGGATGTCATGGAGTTGCTGAGCAAGCTGGTGAGTCGTGAGCTCATTGAGGTCCAGGCTTGA
- a CDS encoding asparagine synthetase B family protein, translated as MSAFAGLLSAQAIPTELPEHFAAALDAPGLEQPRHWSHPGLHFTHRLRITAPEDHQDHQPALRHDAPLVLVFDGYLINRIELIDALALPREAHGWADSAIAFEAMARWGARGPERMLGDFALVVWNVADRSLLLARDAVGQRPLYYHQKDGLFAFATNPAALLAVPGIDRELNEEHFVALLSDLPVADNGTPYKHLRLLPAGSVAILRSGQLKQHFYWTPEQRTELRLPREEEYVEAARELFERAVKDCLRIEGPAFSSLTGGLDSSAVSVTAVKHLPGNSLTTITCLPAANTELLDSNQHYMSERRYVESICEQTPGLQPLFFNGPVQHRWDTDWLQMFQLTGVPWRNVMNLAWMGSARDHIRRQGGRVLLTGALGNVTLSWDGQGTLTGLMRDGRWLKAFQESLALARTSGQNAAIARQIWRSTLAPFAPEIIQQSIAKLQARSSASEWGHLYPIDPMIKARIRTEEGAKRRKQMASMASWQLRQAWFRERQSALQATGLVRALHGFEVRDPMADRRLLEFCFSLPDSLYLQGGVTRLLARRVTADRLPGEVVNNRKRGMQCPEYLHRMSMVRPFLGERLEELEASPLAQRLLDLKRMKALLSNWPNRPASPEHLIVLHRGLHFGAFLRWIETGRQFQG; from the coding sequence ATGAGCGCATTTGCCGGTCTGCTTTCCGCTCAGGCCATCCCTACGGAACTACCTGAGCATTTTGCAGCAGCACTGGATGCGCCAGGGCTCGAGCAACCCCGTCACTGGTCTCACCCGGGCCTTCACTTTACCCATCGTCTACGTATAACAGCCCCGGAGGATCATCAGGATCATCAGCCCGCACTTCGGCATGATGCCCCTCTGGTGTTGGTATTTGACGGTTACCTGATTAATCGCATCGAGCTGATAGACGCTCTGGCGCTACCCAGGGAAGCACATGGCTGGGCCGACAGCGCCATTGCCTTTGAAGCAATGGCGCGCTGGGGAGCGCGCGGTCCCGAGCGCATGCTCGGAGATTTTGCGCTAGTGGTGTGGAATGTTGCTGATCGTAGTCTACTGCTCGCACGTGACGCAGTTGGTCAGCGCCCCTTGTACTATCACCAGAAGGACGGGCTCTTTGCTTTCGCCACGAACCCGGCAGCCCTACTGGCCGTTCCCGGCATCGATCGCGAGCTAAACGAAGAGCACTTCGTCGCCCTGCTCTCGGACTTGCCCGTGGCCGACAACGGCACACCTTACAAGCATCTGCGACTTCTACCTGCAGGCTCGGTGGCAATACTGCGCTCGGGCCAACTCAAGCAACATTTCTACTGGACGCCTGAGCAACGAACCGAGCTCCGCTTGCCCAGAGAAGAGGAATACGTCGAGGCAGCACGCGAATTGTTCGAGCGTGCGGTCAAAGACTGCCTGAGGATCGAAGGCCCGGCATTTTCCTCGCTCACAGGAGGATTGGACTCCTCCGCCGTGTCGGTGACGGCCGTGAAACACCTGCCAGGCAACTCATTGACCACCATCACCTGCCTGCCCGCCGCCAACACCGAGCTGCTGGATTCAAATCAGCACTACATGAGTGAGCGACGTTATGTAGAGAGCATCTGCGAACAGACCCCCGGATTGCAGCCTCTGTTTTTCAATGGGCCAGTGCAGCATCGATGGGATACCGACTGGCTACAGATGTTCCAGCTGACAGGCGTCCCTTGGCGAAATGTGATGAACCTGGCCTGGATGGGCTCCGCCCGGGATCACATAAGGCGGCAAGGTGGGCGTGTACTGCTGACCGGAGCGCTCGGCAATGTGACTTTGTCTTGGGATGGACAGGGCACCCTTACTGGCTTGATGAGGGATGGCCGCTGGCTGAAGGCCTTTCAGGAATCACTCGCCCTGGCCCGCACGAGCGGACAAAACGCGGCCATTGCGCGCCAGATATGGCGCTCCACCCTGGCCCCGTTCGCGCCAGAGATCATTCAGCAGTCAATAGCAAAACTGCAAGCCAGGTCGAGCGCTTCCGAGTGGGGGCATCTCTATCCAATTGACCCGATGATAAAGGCGCGCATTCGAACCGAAGAGGGGGCCAAGCGGCGCAAGCAAATGGCTTCTATGGCTAGCTGGCAGCTACGCCAGGCGTGGTTCCGGGAGCGCCAGTCAGCGTTACAGGCAACGGGACTTGTACGTGCCCTGCATGGCTTCGAGGTTCGCGATCCGATGGCTGATCGGCGCTTGCTGGAATTCTGCTTTTCACTTCCCGACAGCCTCTACCTGCAAGGTGGCGTAACTCGTCTACTCGCCCGTCGAGTCACAGCGGATCGCCTGCCTGGCGAGGTGGTCAACAACCGCAAACGCGGCATGCAATGTCCTGAATACCTTCATCGAATGAGTATGGTGCGCCCTTTCCTCGGCGAACGACTCGAAGAGCTGGAGGCTTCCCCGCTGGCCCAACGCCTGCTGGACCTTAAACGAATGAAGGCCCTCCTTTCGAACTGGCCGAACCGACCAGCGAGTCCTGAGCATCTGATCGTTCTACACCGAGGTCTTCATTTTGGCGCATTCCTGCGTTGGATCGAAACTGGCCGCCAGTTCCAGGGTTGA
- a CDS encoding ATP-binding cassette domain-containing protein — MLALLLGKAAIDTLCALLVAILLGSLLPTVRTSSGWYAQLEMQWSAFAGSGVSALPLLVVALVLGKGVLAPLLSAARSRLIDAWTLMISLSIFQHELDRPVAQLSNTTAQGSNVVVNYMAPRIVIGTLLPSLELLTEVLVVALLLCVLLALEPLATAMLLGALLLAAGAGGALSVVLNDIRETRRGESQVLMQRWVTDSIACLREIHLYGRVQAVLERYYPVAKRFAKATARERTLMEVQSPVMELFFLMMLVLCVLVASKGSGQTDLHAMALFSAVGLRLLPGFRRVLFSLQTLRLSRPYFEELTSPDSPSRTAPEAVQQHMAPARTPLQPVLLCEALEYRYPQASQAVIHNLNLSIGQGEWLGLVGESGVGKSTLVDVLIGELQPNQGTLQWLDLPAEHRAIGYASSGTTLIPGTLRDNVAFLGSGAEQTLNDALAITGVDALLNRLPQGLDTPVEAFEQQLSSGERQRIGLARAVAHAQVLVVLDEATAALDQLSESRFLQALRAARPELAVVLITHRLTALRHTDRNVLMVDGALKDFICPPEPEPTIDFAGRSHSCI; from the coding sequence ATGCTGGCGCTGCTGCTGGGCAAGGCCGCCATCGATACGCTCTGTGCGCTGCTGGTGGCGATCCTGTTGGGCTCGCTGCTACCGACGGTGCGTACCTCCTCCGGTTGGTATGCGCAGCTCGAAATGCAGTGGTCAGCGTTCGCCGGTAGCGGCGTATCCGCGCTGCCCCTGCTGGTGGTGGCCCTGGTGCTGGGCAAGGGCGTGCTGGCGCCGCTGCTGTCTGCCGCGCGCAGCCGGCTGATCGACGCCTGGACACTGATGATCTCGTTGAGCATTTTCCAGCACGAACTGGACCGCCCCGTTGCCCAGCTCTCAAACACAACCGCGCAGGGCAGCAATGTGGTTGTCAACTACATGGCGCCCAGAATCGTCATAGGCACCCTCCTGCCCAGCCTGGAGCTGCTCACCGAAGTATTGGTGGTCGCTCTGCTGCTCTGTGTGTTGTTGGCTCTGGAGCCCCTGGCGACGGCGATGCTGCTCGGTGCGTTGCTGCTGGCCGCCGGCGCTGGCGGCGCCTTGTCTGTGGTGCTCAACGACATCAGGGAAACGCGCAGGGGCGAAAGCCAGGTGCTGATGCAGCGCTGGGTCACAGACAGCATTGCCTGCCTGCGCGAGATACACCTGTATGGCCGCGTGCAGGCGGTACTGGAGCGCTATTACCCAGTGGCCAAACGCTTCGCCAAAGCCACGGCCCGGGAACGCACGCTGATGGAGGTCCAGTCCCCCGTCATGGAGCTGTTTTTCCTGATGATGCTGGTGCTGTGCGTACTGGTAGCCAGCAAGGGAAGCGGGCAAACGGACCTGCATGCAATGGCCTTGTTTTCAGCCGTGGGCTTGCGTTTGCTGCCAGGTTTTCGGCGGGTGCTGTTCAGCCTGCAGACGCTGCGCTTGTCCCGCCCGTATTTTGAGGAGTTGACCTCGCCCGACTCGCCCTCCCGAACAGCCCCGGAGGCCGTCCAGCAGCACATGGCACCTGCTCGCACCCCACTCCAGCCAGTGCTGCTGTGCGAGGCACTGGAGTACCGGTACCCCCAGGCCAGCCAGGCAGTGATCCACAACCTGAACCTGAGCATCGGCCAAGGGGAGTGGCTGGGTCTGGTCGGCGAGTCGGGCGTGGGCAAATCGACATTGGTGGATGTTCTGATTGGTGAGCTGCAGCCAAACCAGGGCACGCTGCAATGGCTCGACCTGCCAGCGGAGCACCGGGCCATCGGTTACGCCTCCTCCGGCACCACGCTGATTCCAGGCACGCTGCGCGACAACGTGGCCTTTCTGGGTTCCGGTGCAGAGCAGACGCTCAACGACGCACTGGCCATCACCGGTGTCGACGCCCTGCTGAACCGCCTTCCCCAAGGCCTGGACACTCCGGTGGAGGCCTTCGAGCAACAGCTATCGAGCGGCGAGCGGCAACGCATCGGGCTTGCTCGCGCGGTTGCCCACGCCCAGGTGCTGGTGGTTCTGGACGAGGCCACGGCAGCCCTGGACCAACTGAGCGAGAGCCGCTTTCTGCAAGCCCTGCGCGCCGCAAGGCCCGAGCTTGCCGTGGTGCTGATCACCCATCGCCTCACCGCTTTGCGCCATACCGACCGTAACGTGCTGATGGTCGACGGCGCGCTCAAGGACTTCATTTGTCCGCCCGAGCCGGAGCCGACTATCGATTTTGCAGGGCGTTCCCACTCATGCATCTAG
- a CDS encoding NAD(P)/FAD-dependent oxidoreductase has protein sequence MHANQCFDFVIIGAGIAGASLAYRLAGQASVLVLERESQPGYHATGRSAAMFMEAYGTPQIQALTRASRAFYQRPPQGFCEHPLMEPRGCLYVASEEQLEQLQQTYDETRARSANVRLITAEQARALVPCLRPDAVAGAMLETAAQDLDVHALHQGFLRAMRRAGGLLECDIQIVEASREDRHWNLTLSDGRALQARNLVNAAGAWVDDVAQLCGVAPIGLQPCRRSAFTFDGPPDEDFSRWPAVIGIDESFYFKPDAGQLLGSPANADPVPPQDVMPEELDIATGIYHIENVTSLSIRRPRHSWAGLRSFVADGDLVVGWDDSREGFFWLAAQGGYGIQSAAGVSQLACALLLGHPVPEELLSQGVDAQALAPARLR, from the coding sequence ATGCACGCGAACCAATGCTTCGACTTCGTCATCATCGGCGCCGGTATTGCCGGTGCTTCCCTGGCCTATCGGTTGGCCGGGCAGGCCAGCGTGCTGGTGCTGGAGCGTGAATCGCAGCCGGGCTATCACGCCACCGGGCGCTCGGCGGCGATGTTCATGGAGGCCTACGGCACCCCGCAGATCCAGGCCCTGACTCGCGCCAGCCGGGCTTTCTACCAGCGGCCGCCGCAGGGCTTCTGCGAGCACCCGCTGATGGAACCCCGTGGCTGCCTGTACGTGGCCAGCGAGGAACAGCTGGAACAGTTGCAGCAGACCTACGACGAAACCCGCGCCCGCTCCGCCAATGTGCGCCTGATCACGGCCGAGCAGGCCCGGGCCCTGGTGCCCTGCCTGCGCCCCGACGCCGTCGCCGGGGCGATGCTGGAAACCGCCGCCCAGGACCTGGACGTGCACGCCCTGCACCAGGGCTTCCTGCGGGCCATGCGGCGCGCCGGTGGGCTGCTGGAGTGCGACATACAGATCGTCGAAGCCAGCCGCGAAGACCGCCACTGGAACCTCACACTCAGTGATGGCCGCGCACTGCAGGCGCGCAATCTGGTGAACGCTGCCGGCGCCTGGGTCGATGACGTGGCCCAGCTGTGCGGCGTGGCCCCCATCGGCCTGCAACCCTGCCGGCGCAGCGCCTTCACTTTCGACGGCCCACCGGATGAAGACTTCAGCCGCTGGCCGGCGGTGATCGGCATCGACGAAAGCTTCTACTTCAAGCCCGACGCCGGCCAGTTGCTCGGCTCCCCGGCCAATGCCGACCCGGTGCCGCCCCAGGACGTGATGCCCGAAGAGCTGGACATCGCCACCGGCATCTACCACATCGAGAACGTCACTTCCCTGAGCATCCGCCGCCCGCGCCACAGCTGGGCCGGCCTGCGCTCCTTCGTCGCCGACGGCGATCTGGTGGTGGGCTGGGATGACAGCCGCGAAGGCTTTTTCTGGCTCGCCGCCCAGGGTGGCTACGGCATCCAGTCGGCGGCCGGCGTCTCGCAACTGGCCTGCGCCCTGCTGCTGGGCCACCCGGTCCCCGAAGAACTGCTGAGCCAGGGCGTCGATGCCCAGGCCCTGGCCCCCGCTCGCTTGCGTTAA
- a CDS encoding lasso peptide biosynthesis B2 protein, whose amino-acid sequence MISAHRLRVIEAALFFSLTPIFCRLFSWRLLLSLSGARIEPASSDLNPALSPMARAVGDAVAVAARRLPWKPLCLRQALVAACMLRLRGKRSVLCLGVRREGESIGAHAWLVLPGQDGGIVCGAENIGNVRALRRQD is encoded by the coding sequence TTGATCAGCGCTCACCGTCTTCGTGTCATTGAAGCCGCCCTCTTTTTTTCGCTCACGCCTATCTTCTGCCGACTGTTTTCGTGGCGCCTTTTGCTGAGTTTGAGTGGCGCCCGCATTGAGCCGGCATCGTCTGATTTGAATCCCGCCTTGTCGCCCATGGCTCGTGCAGTGGGAGATGCGGTAGCCGTCGCGGCCAGGCGCCTTCCCTGGAAACCTCTTTGTCTGCGCCAAGCGTTGGTGGCGGCCTGCATGTTGCGCCTGCGGGGGAAGCGTTCCGTACTATGCCTGGGTGTACGCAGAGAAGGTGAATCTATAGGCGCACATGCATGGCTGGTGTTACCGGGGCAAGACGGTGGGATCGTTTGCGGGGCGGAGAATATTGGCAACGTTCGCGCTTTGCGGCGGCAAGACTAG
- the wecB gene encoding non-hydrolyzing UDP-N-acetylglucosamine 2-epimerase: MHLAFVLGTRPEIIKLSSLISACIRQGIRYTLIHTNQHYAAAMDKLFFDELELPLAHFNLGVGSDVAGSQVARMVMGIEPVLQAVRPDYVIVQGDTNSSLAGGLAARQADIPIAHVEAGLRSFDKSMPEETNRIQLDHMSDFWFCPSALQVELLANEGIHGANVHITGNTGIDATLRYVHSSRARSGILERLGVQAEDYLLLTCHRPSNTDDIAHFARLIEAVQRLAEARNRPVIFPVHPRLGREHWKIIDSSSPVKTTDPLGYIDMLALLQGADLVLTDSGGLQEEACVLQRRCLVLRANTERPESLDSGGSRLAPVVTQNSLIDAADELRHSSVTWSNPFGDGQAWQRILQVLRDDFGTRRA; this comes from the coding sequence ATGCATCTAGCCTTTGTACTGGGCACGCGCCCCGAAATCATCAAGCTTTCCTCGCTGATTAGTGCCTGCATTCGGCAAGGTATCCGCTATACGTTGATCCACACCAACCAGCACTACGCCGCGGCCATGGACAAGCTGTTCTTCGACGAACTCGAGCTGCCTCTCGCGCATTTCAATCTAGGGGTGGGGTCTGATGTCGCGGGCTCGCAAGTGGCGCGCATGGTCATGGGAATCGAACCGGTACTGCAGGCCGTTAGGCCGGACTATGTGATTGTCCAGGGCGACACCAACAGCTCGTTGGCCGGAGGGCTCGCTGCGCGCCAGGCTGATATCCCGATTGCCCATGTCGAGGCTGGTTTACGCAGTTTCGACAAATCTATGCCGGAAGAAACCAATCGAATCCAGCTGGACCACATGTCCGACTTCTGGTTCTGCCCCTCGGCATTGCAGGTCGAGCTACTGGCCAATGAGGGCATCCACGGCGCCAATGTGCATATCACGGGCAACACCGGCATCGATGCCACCCTGCGCTATGTGCACAGCTCCCGGGCACGCTCGGGAATCCTGGAAAGGCTGGGGGTGCAAGCCGAAGACTACCTGCTGCTGACCTGTCACCGGCCTTCCAATACCGACGACATCGCGCATTTCGCCAGACTGATCGAAGCCGTTCAGCGCTTGGCTGAAGCGCGCAACAGGCCAGTGATTTTCCCCGTCCACCCACGGCTGGGCCGGGAGCACTGGAAAATCATCGACAGCTCGTCGCCTGTAAAGACCACAGATCCCCTTGGCTATATCGACATGCTGGCCTTGCTACAAGGCGCCGATCTGGTACTGACCGACAGTGGCGGCCTGCAGGAGGAGGCCTGCGTGCTGCAGCGCCGCTGCCTGGTGCTGCGAGCCAATACCGAGCGCCCGGAAAGCCTGGACAGCGGGGGCTCCAGACTGGCGCCCGTGGTGACGCAAAACAGTTTGATCGATGCTGCAGATGAACTGCGTCATTCAAGCGTTACCTGGAGCAATCCATTTGGCGACGGTCAGGCCTGGCAACGGATTTTGCAGGTGTTGCGAGATGACTTCGGCACACGCCGGGCATAA
- a CDS encoding glycosyltransferase — translation MKIRVLHVSKEFDPLSSGVARHIQGLATAIQADDSTRITILAPQVNVAGDGLDVRQGGHRSLWSAMAEHDLVHVHGARTPIAAFAALLAVVRGRPLVYTPHCYYDTGSRWRRLLKRLWDCTVERLMVRAASAVVLLHKGWEADLDRRGLQPTRILIIPNCIDDHRQPAVASSVPLEGAPALLSIGRLDPVKRLDDVIAALKTPPLAQAILHIVGQGSDRPRLEALTAQWGLSSRVRFHGWQDDAVTQQMMASCKTMVLASEREGMPTVILEALLAGVPIVCSDIEGCRAITDAVGWNGVFALGDIPALGACAAQCAQSQVPASVVEAVRQGFTWQRKAAELVTFYQQAMQRSRPTGWMKRLARYLTNYDNPRALATRLRSRRIGPLRDMIEQAYARHGHVNLLDVGGTQKYWKILPATYLASRRVSITLLNTQPVHQPPLSPFSALCADGCDLSQFENGAFHIVHSNSVIEHVGSPERVERFARELVRVAERYFIQTPDFWFPLEPHCMTPFFHWLPRRLRVGLVRQVALGHWQRAANHEQAEFLVDSVRLLTRRQMQVLFPTARIIRERILGLPKSLIAVGP, via the coding sequence ATGAAGATACGGGTACTGCATGTCAGCAAGGAGTTCGACCCCCTGTCCAGTGGCGTGGCCCGTCATATCCAGGGGCTGGCCACGGCCATACAGGCCGATGACAGCACCCGCATCACCATCCTTGCCCCGCAGGTCAATGTGGCCGGCGACGGGCTCGACGTACGCCAGGGGGGGCATCGAAGCCTCTGGTCCGCCATGGCCGAGCATGACCTCGTGCATGTGCATGGCGCCCGGACCCCAATTGCCGCATTCGCCGCACTGCTGGCCGTCGTCCGTGGCCGGCCCCTGGTGTACACCCCGCACTGTTACTACGACACGGGCTCCAGGTGGCGACGACTGCTCAAGCGCCTGTGGGACTGCACCGTCGAGCGCCTGATGGTGCGCGCCGCCAGCGCCGTGGTGCTGCTGCACAAGGGCTGGGAGGCCGACCTTGACCGGCGCGGCTTGCAGCCCACGCGGATCCTGATCATTCCCAACTGTATTGATGATCACCGTCAACCTGCCGTCGCCAGTTCGGTGCCGCTGGAGGGGGCGCCCGCCTTGCTGTCCATCGGGCGTCTAGATCCGGTCAAACGCCTCGACGATGTGATTGCTGCGCTGAAGACGCCCCCCCTGGCCCAGGCCATTCTGCACATCGTCGGTCAGGGCAGTGACCGCCCACGCCTGGAAGCCCTGACGGCACAGTGGGGTCTGTCCTCGCGGGTGCGCTTTCATGGCTGGCAGGACGATGCCGTTACCCAACAGATGATGGCCAGCTGCAAGACAATGGTGCTGGCTTCCGAACGCGAAGGCATGCCGACGGTCATCCTCGAGGCGTTGCTGGCCGGTGTGCCCATTGTCTGCTCGGATATCGAGGGGTGCCGTGCCATCACCGACGCCGTCGGCTGGAACGGCGTGTTCGCCCTGGGCGACATCCCGGCCCTGGGCGCGTGTGCCGCACAATGCGCACAAAGCCAAGTACCGGCCAGTGTGGTAGAGGCCGTTCGCCAAGGCTTCACCTGGCAGCGCAAAGCCGCCGAGCTGGTGACCTTCTACCAGCAGGCCATGCAGCGATCGCGGCCTACCGGTTGGATGAAAAGGCTGGCGCGCTATTTGACCAACTACGACAACCCGCGCGCGCTCGCTACGCGGCTGCGCAGCCGGCGTATCGGGCCACTGCGGGACATGATCGAGCAGGCATACGCCCGGCATGGCCATGTCAATTTGCTGGATGTGGGAGGGACACAAAAATACTGGAAAATTTTGCCGGCGACCTACCTGGCCTCACGCCGTGTATCCATCACGCTGCTCAACACTCAGCCCGTACATCAGCCCCCCCTGTCCCCCTTCAGTGCACTGTGCGCTGATGGCTGTGACCTGAGCCAGTTCGAGAACGGTGCCTTCCATATCGTGCATTCCAACTCCGTGATCGAGCATGTGGGCAGTCCGGAGCGTGTCGAACGTTTTGCCCGGGAGCTTGTGCGCGTCGCCGAACGCTACTTTATCCAGACACCGGATTTCTGGTTTCCACTCGAACCGCACTGCATGACGCCTTTTTTTCACTGGCTGCCGCGTCGCCTCAGGGTCGGACTGGTACGCCAAGTGGCACTGGGGCACTGGCAACGCGCCGCGAACCACGAACAGGCCGAGTTTCTCGTCGATAGCGTCCGCCTGCTGACCCGTCGGCAGATGCAGGTTTTGTTTCCCACTGCCCGTATCATCCGCGAACGAATCCTGGGCTTGCCCAAATCCTTGATCGCCGTAGGCCCATGA
- a CDS encoding class I SAM-dependent methyltransferase, with protein sequence MFHEWVRFLVQVLRGGERRSSALLMRRRPQGLFQPYGTTREDRYPELFQSIRQVLADTPQTRLLSFGCSTGEEVFSLARYFRQAHIRGVDIDAGRISRCRARWQREGREPRLSFLCAGDVALETTASYDLVMAMAVFRHGALGESPTDCSAWIRFADFDRVLGDLARVLKPGGLLVIRHANFRLGDTGAAGLFECLHGEAAQASPIYGRDDRLLPGVPGDDGIYRKRPAPLASSNMTR encoded by the coding sequence TTGTTTCACGAATGGGTGCGTTTCTTGGTGCAGGTTTTGCGCGGCGGTGAACGACGGAGTTCTGCACTCCTGATGCGACGGCGTCCACAAGGCTTGTTTCAGCCATACGGCACGACGCGAGAAGATCGCTACCCCGAGTTGTTCCAGTCAATTCGCCAGGTACTGGCAGACACTCCGCAAACGCGCCTCCTATCGTTCGGCTGCTCTACCGGCGAGGAAGTGTTCAGCCTGGCCCGCTATTTTCGACAGGCCCATATCCGTGGCGTGGATATCGATGCGGGCCGTATTAGCCGGTGCCGGGCGCGATGGCAGCGTGAGGGGCGAGAGCCCCGCCTGAGCTTCTTATGTGCAGGTGACGTTGCGCTGGAAACGACCGCCAGCTATGACCTGGTGATGGCGATGGCCGTCTTCCGCCATGGCGCGTTGGGCGAGAGCCCCACCGACTGTTCTGCCTGGATTCGCTTCGCTGACTTTGATCGCGTGCTTGGCGACCTGGCCAGGGTGCTCAAGCCGGGTGGTTTGCTGGTGATCCGCCACGCCAACTTCCGTCTCGGCGACACGGGCGCGGCGGGTCTGTTCGAGTGCCTGCACGGCGAGGCGGCGCAGGCTTCGCCGATCTATGGACGGGACGACCGCTTGCTGCCCGGCGTACCGGGGGACGACGGCATCTACCGCAAGCGACCAGCGCCCCTTGCCTCATCGAACATGACGCGCTAG
- a CDS encoding helix-turn-helix domain-containing protein: MSSDRAQPASSSHVHPLIDRTQVGARLRTIRKNQKLTLKQLSERSGVALSTLSKMELAQVSVSYEKLAAAARALGVDIAQLFTPAPNLTQTRSAQVQPTVVSTTIADAPGYSTGNYDYHPMAGDFPGRSMTPMYARIFARELQQFEDYIRHPGQEFALVLSGRVRIQFETGEAVSIGPQETAYFNSSVGHIYLAEGEEDAEVMVVMSER; the protein is encoded by the coding sequence ATGAGTTCCGACCGAGCCCAGCCCGCCTCGAGCTCCCACGTCCATCCACTGATCGACCGAACCCAGGTCGGCGCACGCCTGCGGACCATCCGCAAAAACCAGAAGCTGACCCTCAAGCAGCTCTCGGAACGCTCCGGCGTAGCCCTGTCGACCCTGTCGAAAATGGAGCTGGCCCAAGTCTCGGTCAGCTACGAAAAACTCGCCGCGGCGGCCCGCGCCCTGGGCGTCGACATCGCCCAACTGTTCACCCCCGCGCCGAACCTGACCCAGACCCGCAGCGCCCAGGTGCAACCGACCGTGGTCAGCACCACCATCGCCGACGCCCCCGGCTACAGCACCGGCAACTACGACTACCACCCCATGGCCGGCGACTTTCCCGGGCGCAGCATGACCCCCATGTACGCGCGGATCTTTGCCCGCGAGCTGCAGCAGTTCGAGGACTACATCCGCCACCCCGGGCAGGAATTCGCCCTGGTGCTGTCGGGGCGGGTGCGGATTCAGTTCGAGACGGGGGAAGCCGTGAGCATCGGCCCGCAGGAGACCGCCTACTTCAACAGCAGCGTCGGCCATATTTATTTGGCGGAAGGGGAGGAGGATGCGGAGGTGATGGTGGTGATGTCGGAGCGCTGA
- a CDS encoding sulfotransferase domain-containing protein: MSGFYWLASYPKSGNTWLRLVLNSYRLGGSKPDFSQKQNFAPIASSRRRFDELLGVASSDLLPDELLRLRPRMYELQVTEAREPLFNKVHDAWQLTPGGEPLFPATNTLGVVYIVRDPRDVVLSLAGHIGFSVDRAIDLLLDETAILCDQKLGLMDQLPQRLGSWSQHVLSWIDLPAPWSPLLIRYEDMLEKPWESFACVIKYCGWPLDDERLEQALDATRFDRLQAAEASHGFSERPQRASRFFREGRAGGWRERLNDAQLRRIEEATESVRARLAYC; the protein is encoded by the coding sequence ATGAGTGGCTTTTACTGGCTGGCGTCCTACCCCAAGTCTGGCAACACTTGGCTGCGCTTGGTCCTCAACAGTTATCGCCTCGGCGGATCGAAGCCAGACTTCTCGCAGAAGCAGAACTTCGCTCCTATCGCCAGCAGTCGTCGCCGCTTCGACGAGCTTCTGGGCGTCGCCTCGTCTGACTTGTTGCCTGATGAGTTGTTGAGATTGCGTCCGCGCATGTATGAGCTGCAGGTGACAGAGGCCCGCGAACCTTTGTTCAACAAGGTGCATGACGCCTGGCAATTGACCCCTGGGGGGGAGCCACTGTTCCCGGCCACCAATACCCTGGGAGTGGTCTATATCGTGCGTGATCCTCGAGATGTGGTGTTGTCGCTGGCCGGGCACATCGGTTTCAGTGTGGATAGGGCGATCGACCTTCTCCTGGACGAGACAGCTATCCTGTGTGACCAAAAGCTCGGACTCATGGATCAGCTGCCGCAACGACTGGGGAGTTGGAGTCAGCATGTACTGAGCTGGATCGATCTGCCCGCGCCTTGGAGTCCTTTGCTCATTCGCTATGAAGACATGTTGGAGAAGCCCTGGGAAAGCTTTGCCTGTGTCATCAAATATTGTGGTTGGCCGTTAGATGACGAGCGCCTGGAGCAAGCCTTGGATGCCACTCGCTTCGACCGGCTGCAGGCTGCGGAGGCCAGCCATGGTTTCAGTGAGCGGCCGCAACGCGCCTCTCGCTTCTTCCGAGAGGGGCGTGCTGGAGGGTGGCGTGAGCGATTGAACGATGCGCAGCTACGCCGTATTGAAGAGGCCACCGAGTCGGTCAGAGCGCGCCTTGCTTATTGTTAG